One genomic window of Parcubacteria group bacterium includes the following:
- a CDS encoding efflux RND transporter permease subunit produces the protein MLTNNHRNKAEREARSLFGFFIAKFRLTYLILGAIILLGSFSLFTLPREADPEVQIPFAVVSAVYPGATPQDVEALVTDKLEDKIATLEQVRRFTSSSNTGISSIFVEYEAEADLAESIRKLEDAVSEAAPSLPSDALDPVVTEIRANDFPIVTYSLVGGYSGQELKDFAETLQAAFENIRGVSKVPILGGTAREFQIIADPARLANFGISLGQVAGAIGRANINVPAGSIDIDGFSYNVRVQGSFQAAEELAGVVIATAQNTPVYVSDVARILDTTASKRTESRIGFPGQEPQNTISLQIFKRTGGNILDIVDESKEAVETLQANQSLPNGLHVEKTNDNAVFIRDDLATLGTNGIQTMLLIFILLALVIGFREAVITGLSVPIAFLAAFIALQIQGMTLNGIVLFALVLSLGLMVDNSIVIIEGINEFMEKHGMNSRDAALASIAAYKWPIVSGTLTTVAAFLPMLLVSGIVGDYLSYMPKTITWTLLASLFVALVILPTIISRALKNGTKKIQAETRRGIVHRLIESNKEPYARLLVGILPSKKKRRAILAAVWVLFMVSLALPISGLMKIEMFPRINLDYFVINVELPEGSVLASTDRITQAAERVVARIPELKNYVTNLGTSASLGLTDAFSSGGGDSGNRATITVNLVDKGERERTSFAVADAVRKELEAIQGGTVRVQELSAGPPTGAPIEMRIIGNDSEALAEAARDITAALESIPGAINVETSISESPAEFTYTIDKQKANYYGLDIAAVAASARTAIFGATASTATIAGEDVDIMVKYDDAAFGTSSSLEHIILETPSGAAIPLSSVARLSLEPASASISHRNGDKVITVRAEAAEGASVPGILDAFNQAREGSALPEGISLEIGGEVEDIQQSFTEMFYSMILAVLLILIILVLQFNSFRQPFIIMFTLPLAMIGVIAGLMATRQPFSFPVFIGLVSLAGIAVNDAIVLIDKINSNIAEGKEFLDAIIDAGTSRVQPILLTTFTTVAGIFPLIWSSELWRGLSITIVFGLLSATFLTLVIIPVLYAGFGRKEALARQLGEH, from the coding sequence ATGCTGACCAATAACCACCGCAACAAAGCAGAGCGCGAAGCGAGGTCGCTATTCGGATTTTTCATTGCCAAATTCCGGCTCACCTACCTCATTCTTGGGGCAATCATCCTTCTGGGCTCGTTCTCGCTCTTCACCCTGCCGCGCGAAGCTGACCCGGAAGTCCAAATTCCTTTTGCCGTCGTGAGCGCCGTATACCCGGGTGCCACACCCCAGGATGTGGAAGCCCTCGTCACGGACAAACTGGAAGACAAAATAGCAACCCTGGAGCAGGTGCGCAGGTTCACCTCAAGCTCAAACACGGGCATCTCCTCCATCTTTGTTGAGTACGAGGCCGAAGCAGACCTCGCGGAAAGCATCCGCAAGCTTGAGGACGCGGTGAGCGAGGCCGCGCCGTCCCTGCCCTCGGACGCCCTTGACCCCGTGGTCACCGAGATACGCGCCAATGACTTCCCGATCGTCACCTACAGCCTGGTGGGCGGCTATAGCGGCCAGGAACTAAAAGATTTCGCCGAAACCCTGCAGGCCGCATTTGAAAACATCAGAGGAGTTTCCAAGGTTCCGATTCTCGGGGGAACCGCGCGCGAATTCCAAATCATCGCGGATCCCGCGCGGCTTGCGAACTTCGGCATCTCCTTGGGCCAGGTGGCTGGAGCAATCGGAAGGGCCAATATAAACGTTCCCGCGGGCAGCATTGATATTGACGGCTTCTCCTATAACGTCCGCGTGCAGGGCTCTTTCCAGGCCGCCGAAGAGCTCGCGGGCGTGGTCATCGCAACCGCGCAAAACACTCCGGTGTATGTTTCAGACGTTGCCCGGATTTTGGATACCACGGCGTCCAAGCGAACCGAATCCCGCATCGGTTTTCCGGGCCAGGAACCCCAGAACACCATCTCGCTCCAAATTTTCAAGCGGACCGGCGGCAACATTTTGGACATTGTTGATGAATCCAAGGAGGCCGTGGAAACCCTGCAGGCGAACCAATCGCTCCCCAACGGGCTGCATGTTGAAAAAACCAACGACAACGCGGTCTTCATCAGGGACGATCTCGCAACGCTCGGAACAAACGGCATCCAAACCATGCTCCTGATTTTCATTCTGCTCGCCCTGGTCATCGGGTTCCGTGAAGCCGTGATCACTGGGCTTTCGGTCCCCATTGCGTTCCTCGCGGCGTTTATCGCGCTCCAGATCCAGGGCATGACCTTGAACGGCATCGTGCTCTTTGCATTGGTGCTCTCGCTCGGGCTTATGGTTGACAACTCAATCGTCATCATTGAGGGCATCAACGAGTTTATGGAAAAACACGGCATGAATTCCCGGGACGCGGCCTTGGCGAGCATTGCGGCCTACAAGTGGCCCATTGTATCCGGAACCCTCACCACGGTTGCCGCGTTTTTGCCCATGCTCCTCGTTTCCGGCATTGTGGGAGACTACCTCTCCTACATGCCGAAAACAATTACCTGGACCCTGCTCGCCTCCCTGTTCGTGGCGCTCGTGATCCTGCCGACCATTATCTCCCGCGCCCTCAAGAACGGCACGAAAAAAATACAGGCCGAAACTCGCCGAGGCATTGTGCATAGGCTCATTGAGAGCAACAAAGAGCCCTACGCCCGGCTCCTTGTAGGCATCCTGCCGAGCAAGAAAAAGCGGCGCGCCATACTCGCGGCTGTGTGGGTGCTCTTTATGGTAAGCCTTGCCCTGCCTATTTCCGGGCTCATGAAAATAGAAATGTTCCCCCGGATCAACTTGGACTACTTCGTCATCAACGTGGAACTCCCGGAGGGCAGCGTGCTCGCCTCAACGGACCGCATCACGCAAGCGGCGGAACGCGTCGTCGCCCGCATTCCGGAACTCAAGAACTACGTCACCAACCTCGGCACCTCGGCTTCGCTTGGCCTTACGGATGCGTTCTCATCAGGAGGCGGAGACTCCGGCAACCGCGCAACCATCACGGTCAACCTTGTTGATAAAGGCGAGCGCGAGCGCACGAGTTTTGCAGTCGCGGATGCGGTCCGCAAAGAGCTTGAAGCAATCCAGGGCGGGACGGTCCGCGTGCAGGAATTGTCCGCAGGGCCCCCCACGGGCGCGCCCATTGAAATGCGCATCATCGGCAACGACAGCGAGGCGCTCGCCGAGGCGGCGCGCGATATCACTGCGGCGCTTGAAAGTATCCCGGGCGCTATCAATGTGGAGACGAGCATCAGCGAATCCCCGGCTGAATTTACCTACACCATAGACAAGCAAAAAGCCAACTACTACGGCCTGGATATCGCGGCCGTGGCCGCCTCCGCGCGCACGGCCATTTTTGGGGCCACCGCGTCCACAGCAACCATTGCCGGGGAAGACGTTGACATTATGGTCAAGTATGATGATGCGGCGTTTGGCACCAGTTCAAGCCTGGAGCACATCATCCTGGAAACGCCGTCCGGAGCCGCCATTCCCCTCTCCTCGGTGGCGCGCCTTTCGCTTGAGCCCGCTTCCGCATCCATCAGCCACCGCAATGGCGACAAAGTCATAACCGTGCGCGCGGAGGCAGCTGAGGGAGCGAGCGTGCCGGGCATTCTTGACGCCTTCAACCAGGCGCGCGAGGGCAGTGCCCTGCCCGAGGGCATAAGCCTTGAAATCGGCGGGGAAGTGGAGGATATCCAGCAGTCGTTTACGGAAATGTTCTACTCCATGATCCTTGCGGTGCTCTTGATCCTCATCATTCTGGTGCTGCAGTTCAATTCGTTCCGCCAGCCGTTCATCATCATGTTCACCCTGCCCTTGGCCATGATCGGCGTTATCGCGGGCTTGATGGCAACGCGCCAGCCATTTTCGTTTCCCGTATTCATTGGCCTGGTCTCGCTCGCCGGCATCGCGGTCAACGACGCCATTGTGCTGATTGATAAAATCAACAGCAACATCGCGGAAGGCAAAGAATTCCTGGATGCGATCATTGATGCCGGCACCTCCCGCGTCCAACCCATACTCTTAACGACCTTCACCACGGTGGCGGGCATTTTTCCGCTCATCTGGTCCAGCGAGCTCTGGCGCGGCTTGAGTATTACCATTGTGTTCGGCCTCCTGTCCGCGACATTCCTGACCCTCGTCATCATTCCGGTCTTGTATGCGGGATTCGGCCGCAAAGAAGCGCTGGCGCGCCAACTCGGCGAACACTAA